A stretch of the Dyella telluris genome encodes the following:
- a CDS encoding 5'-nucleotidase, giving the protein MTRATTDAHDPNAASDNRLVVAISSRALFDLGDSHELFEQQGLDAYRSFQIDHENEILKPGVAFPLVQKLLDLNKLAGDVPPVEVILLSRNSGDTGLRIFNAIQHYGLEISRAAFTSGAPTSDYIAPFKADLFLSANAEDVGRALAAGVAAATILPSTAPPRATEQLRIAFDGDAVIFGDEGERVSREEGLEAFHRSERELVNEPLSVGPFRGFLSAVHRLQAAFPAEDSPIRTALVTARSAPAHKRVILTLRRWGVRIDEALFLGGRDKGPFLDAFGADIFFDDSPANVESARKHVATGHVPHGVSNR; this is encoded by the coding sequence ATGACCCGCGCCACGACCGACGCCCACGACCCCAACGCCGCCAGCGACAATCGCCTGGTCGTCGCCATTTCCTCGCGTGCCCTGTTTGACCTGGGGGACAGCCATGAGTTGTTCGAGCAGCAGGGGCTGGATGCCTATCGTTCGTTCCAGATCGACCACGAGAACGAGATACTCAAGCCCGGCGTGGCGTTTCCACTGGTGCAGAAGCTGCTGGATCTGAACAAGCTGGCCGGCGACGTGCCGCCGGTCGAGGTGATCCTGCTGTCGCGCAACTCGGGCGACACCGGCCTGCGCATCTTCAACGCGATCCAGCATTACGGGCTGGAGATCAGCCGCGCAGCCTTTACCAGTGGCGCGCCAACCTCCGACTACATCGCGCCATTCAAGGCCGACCTGTTCCTCTCCGCCAACGCCGAGGATGTAGGTCGCGCGCTCGCGGCAGGCGTGGCCGCTGCCACCATCCTGCCTTCCACCGCGCCGCCGCGCGCCACCGAGCAGCTGCGTATCGCGTTCGATGGCGATGCAGTGATCTTTGGTGACGAGGGCGAACGTGTATCGCGCGAAGAGGGGCTGGAAGCCTTCCATCGCAGCGAGCGTGAGTTGGTCAATGAACCGCTGTCCGTGGGCCCGTTCCGCGGCTTCCTCTCCGCCGTGCATCGCTTGCAGGCAGCGTTTCCGGCGGAAGACTCACCCATCCGTACCGCCTTGGTCACCGCGCGTTCGGCACCTGCGCACAAGCGCGTGATCCTGACGCTGCGGCGCTGGGGTGTGCGCATCGACGAAGCCCTGTTCCTGGGCGGCCGCGACAAGGGGCCGTTCCTCGATGCCTTCGGTGCCGACATCTTCTTCGACGACTCCCCGGCCAACGTGGAATCGGCGCGCAAGCATGTGGCGACCGGTCATGTGCCGCATGGCGTGAGCAACCGCTAA
- a CDS encoding NAD kinase, giving the protein MRFAFVASETNVAQQARRKLVDRYGDEAPEQADVIVALGGDGFMLRTLHAYRALPAPVYGMKLGRVGFLMNKHRLDELEDRISRAHAAVLYPLEMRTVDARGEVHDALAFNEVSLLRQSNQAAHLEVKLNDTVKLQNLVCDGILVSTPAGSTAYNLSAHGPILPLDANVLALTPISPFRPRRWRGAILPHRTLVTLRILDPGKRPVSATADYHEVRDIREVEIRQSGGQGVRLLFDPEHNLEQRILDEQFAQD; this is encoded by the coding sequence ATGCGCTTCGCCTTCGTCGCCAGCGAAACCAACGTTGCCCAGCAGGCTCGTCGAAAGCTCGTCGATCGCTACGGCGATGAGGCACCCGAACAGGCCGACGTCATCGTGGCCCTGGGTGGCGACGGCTTCATGCTGCGCACCCTGCATGCCTACCGCGCCCTGCCGGCACCGGTTTACGGGATGAAGCTGGGCCGCGTCGGCTTCCTGATGAACAAGCATCGGCTGGACGAGCTGGAAGACCGCATTTCGCGCGCGCATGCCGCCGTGCTCTATCCGTTGGAAATGCGCACCGTCGACGCGCGCGGCGAGGTGCACGATGCGCTGGCCTTCAACGAGGTCTCGCTGCTGCGCCAGAGCAACCAGGCCGCGCACCTGGAAGTAAAGCTCAACGACACGGTGAAACTGCAAAACCTGGTGTGCGACGGCATCCTGGTGTCCACGCCGGCCGGCTCCACGGCGTACAACCTTTCCGCGCATGGTCCCATCCTGCCGCTGGACGCCAATGTGCTGGCGCTCACCCCGATCAGCCCGTTCCGCCCGCGTCGCTGGCGTGGCGCGATCCTGCCGCACCGCACGCTGGTGACCCTGCGCATCCTCGATCCGGGCAAGCGCCCGGTAAGCGCCACGGCGGATTATCACGAGGTGCGCGACATCCGCGAAGTGGAAATCCGCCAGTCGGGCGGTCAGGGTGTACGCCTGCTGTTCGATCCGGAACACAATCTGGAACAGCGCATTCTTGACGAGCAGTTCGCGCAGGACTGA
- a CDS encoding efflux RND transporter permease subunit → MNISRLFVLRPVATSLLMIALVMVGLVAMRFLPVSSLPNVDYPTIQVQTFYPGASPSVMATTVTAPLEVQLGQIPGLQQMTSNSSAGASVITLQFNLALNLDVAEQNVQEAINAANSLLPSGLPAPPTYAKVNPADSPILTLAVTSNSMSLPQLQDVANNRLGAKISQVPGVGLVTPAGGNVPAIRIEADPKKLAGYGLNIDDLRSLIANVNVSQPKGNIDGPDLDYTINGNDQITNPQDYLDTVISYQNGAPVYMRDVARVTQAAQNTEQGAWFNKTQAIVLNVQRQPGANVIATVNQIMAQLPQLESTLPAGMKVQVVNDSTGVIRSSVSDAAFELILAVVLVVLVIFVFLRNVPATLIPSISVPVSLIGTLALMYELNYSIDNLSLMALIIATGFVVDDSIVMIENIVRYLEEGRTPLEAALEGAGQIGFTIVSLTVSLIAVLIPLLFMGGVIGRLFSEFAVTLAVTIVLSAVVSLTLVPMLCARILKAQADRHPSRFERVSEALFDKTLAAYKRGLHVVMAHQGATLLVFFATLALTIVLYMVIPKGLFPVQDVGVLQGISIADNSVSYGAMVDRQKLLADTILKDQDVASLTSSVGIDGTNTTLNNGRFLINLKPRDERSSTAEEIARRIQQETATIAGIRLYMQPEQDLTLDTTISPNQYQFVLRGPNQQAFQQVVPELISRMKTIKSITDVTSDLNNDGMAVNVDVNRQLAARYGITAATIDNALYDTLGQRIVSTIFEQASQYRVILVAKPESLPTVESLGDLYLPSQTASSGQVPLKGIANIQITKSPLVISHLAQFPSVTVSFNLAKDASLSKAVQEVNDAEQAMHLPSSITSSFQGAAQAFQDSLSSEVYLLIAALVAVYIVLGVLYESFIHPVTILSTLPSAGIGALLALMIAGSDLDVIGIIGIVLLIGIVKKNAIMIVDFALEAERVEGKPAEEAIFEASLLRFRPILMTTLAAMLGAMPMLLGTGTGSELRRPLGLAIIGGLLLSQLLTLFTTPVIYLYFDRLAQRFGRKRPEVAAGETA, encoded by the coding sequence ATGAATATTTCCCGCCTGTTCGTACTCAGGCCGGTGGCCACCTCGCTGCTGATGATCGCGCTGGTGATGGTGGGCCTGGTCGCGATGCGCTTCCTGCCGGTGTCGTCGCTGCCCAACGTGGATTACCCGACGATCCAGGTGCAGACGTTCTATCCGGGCGCGAGTCCCTCGGTGATGGCGACCACGGTCACCGCGCCGCTGGAAGTGCAGCTCGGCCAGATTCCCGGCCTGCAGCAGATGACGTCGAACAGCTCGGCCGGCGCCTCGGTGATCACGTTGCAGTTCAATCTGGCGCTGAACCTGGACGTGGCCGAACAGAACGTGCAGGAGGCCATCAACGCCGCCAACAGCCTGCTGCCCTCCGGCCTGCCTGCCCCGCCGACCTATGCGAAGGTGAACCCGGCCGACAGCCCCATCCTCACACTGGCAGTCACGTCCAACTCGATGTCGCTGCCGCAGCTGCAGGACGTGGCGAACAACCGCCTGGGCGCGAAGATCTCGCAGGTGCCCGGCGTTGGCCTGGTGACACCGGCGGGCGGCAATGTGCCGGCCATCCGCATCGAGGCAGACCCCAAGAAGCTGGCGGGCTACGGGCTCAATATCGACGACCTCCGCTCGCTGATCGCCAACGTCAACGTGAGCCAGCCCAAGGGCAACATCGACGGACCGGACCTCGACTACACCATCAACGGGAACGACCAGATCACCAATCCGCAGGATTACCTGGACACCGTCATCTCCTACCAGAACGGCGCACCGGTCTACATGCGCGACGTGGCGCGCGTTACCCAGGCGGCGCAGAACACCGAACAGGGAGCGTGGTTCAACAAGACCCAGGCCATCGTGCTGAACGTGCAGCGCCAGCCGGGCGCCAACGTCATTGCCACCGTCAACCAGATCATGGCGCAGCTGCCGCAGCTGGAGTCCACGCTACCGGCCGGCATGAAGGTGCAGGTGGTCAACGACAGTACCGGCGTGATCCGCTCGTCGGTCAGCGACGCGGCGTTCGAGCTGATCCTGGCCGTGGTGCTGGTGGTGCTGGTGATCTTCGTGTTCCTGCGCAACGTGCCCGCCACGCTTATCCCCAGCATTTCCGTGCCGGTGTCGCTTATCGGCACGCTGGCATTGATGTACGAGCTCAACTACTCCATCGACAACCTGTCGCTGATGGCGCTGATCATCGCCACCGGCTTCGTGGTGGACGACTCGATCGTGATGATCGAGAACATCGTGCGTTACCTGGAGGAAGGCCGCACACCGCTGGAAGCCGCGCTGGAAGGCGCGGGCCAGATCGGTTTCACCATCGTGTCGCTGACCGTGTCACTGATCGCAGTGCTGATCCCGCTGCTGTTCATGGGTGGCGTGATCGGCCGCCTGTTCAGCGAGTTCGCGGTGACGCTGGCCGTGACCATCGTGCTGTCCGCCGTGGTCTCGCTGACCCTGGTGCCGATGCTGTGCGCGCGCATCCTCAAGGCGCAGGCGGATCGCCACCCCAGCCGCTTCGAACGCGTCAGCGAGGCGCTTTTCGACAAGACGCTGGCGGCGTACAAGCGCGGGCTGCATGTCGTGATGGCACATCAGGGCGCCACCCTGCTGGTGTTCTTCGCCACCCTCGCGCTCACCATCGTGTTGTACATGGTGATCCCCAAGGGTCTGTTCCCGGTGCAGGACGTAGGCGTGCTGCAGGGCATCAGCATCGCAGACAACTCCGTGTCGTACGGCGCCATGGTCGATCGCCAGAAGCTGCTGGCCGATACCATTCTCAAGGACCAGGACGTCGCCAGCCTCACTTCTTCCGTGGGCATCGACGGCACCAACACCACGCTCAACAACGGCCGCTTCCTGATCAACCTGAAGCCGCGCGACGAGCGCTCGTCCACCGCCGAGGAAATCGCCCGCCGTATCCAGCAGGAAACCGCGACCATTGCGGGCATCCGGCTGTACATGCAGCCCGAGCAGGACCTGACGCTGGACACCACCATCTCGCCGAACCAGTACCAGTTCGTATTGCGCGGACCGAACCAGCAGGCCTTCCAGCAGGTGGTGCCCGAGCTGATCTCGCGGATGAAGACCATCAAGTCCATCACCGACGTCACCAGCGACCTCAACAACGACGGCATGGCAGTCAACGTGGACGTGAACCGCCAGCTTGCGGCGCGCTACGGCATTACCGCTGCCACTATCGACAACGCGCTCTACGACACGCTGGGCCAGCGCATCGTATCCACCATCTTCGAACAGGCCAGCCAGTACCGCGTGATCCTGGTGGCCAAGCCGGAGAGCCTTCCCACCGTGGAATCGCTGGGTGACCTGTACCTGCCCAGCCAGACCGCCAGCAGCGGCCAGGTGCCGCTCAAGGGCATCGCCAACATCCAGATCACCAAGTCACCGCTGGTGATCAGCCACCTCGCGCAGTTCCCGTCCGTCACCGTGTCGTTCAACCTGGCCAAGGATGCCTCGCTGAGCAAGGCCGTGCAGGAGGTGAACGATGCCGAGCAGGCCATGCACTTGCCCAGTTCGATCACCTCCTCGTTCCAGGGTGCGGCACAGGCCTTCCAGGATTCGCTGTCCAGCGAGGTCTACCTGCTGATTGCAGCACTGGTGGCGGTGTACATCGTGTTGGGCGTGCTCTACGAGAGCTTCATCCACCCGGTGACGATTCTCTCCACCCTGCCCTCCGCGGGCATCGGCGCCCTGCTGGCACTGATGATCGCCGGCAGCGACCTGGACGTGATCGGCATCATCGGCATCGTGCTGCTCATCGGCATCGTCAAGAAGAACGCGATCATGATCGTGGACTTCGCGCTTGAAGCCGAGCGCGTGGAAGGCAAGCCGGCTGAAGAGGCCATCTTCGAAGCATCGCTGCTGCGCTTCCGCCCGATCCTGATGACCACGCTGGCCGCCATGCTGGGTGCCATGCCGATGCTGCTGGGCACCGGCACCGGTTCGGAACTGCGACGCCCGCTGGGCCTGGCCATCATCGGCGGCCTGCTGCTGAGCCAATTGCTCACGCTGTTCACCACGCCGGTGATCTACCTGTATTTCGATCGCCTCGCGCAACGCTTTGGCCGCAAGCGTCCTGAGGTGGCCGCGGGGGAAACGGCGTGA
- a CDS encoding efflux RND transporter permease subunit, which yields MNIPGAFIKRPVATTLLAVAILLSGALSYFHLPVAPLPNITFPVVVVQASMAGASPSIMASTVAEPLERRLGTIADVTELTSESTVGSARIVIQFGLNRDINGAARDVQAAIQAARADLPTTLRNNPTYREYNPSDSPIMVLALTSKTLTRAQLYDSADSVIQQQLSQVDGVGQITLGGSALPSVRVELEPDQLNSYGIGLEDVRAAISAANADSVKGHIDQNGVRYEVESNDQISKAAPYRDLVVAYRNGAPVQLRDVAQVLDSAENIRNAGLYNGHDAVLVIVYPLPGSNIVKTVAQIRKSLPSIEATLPHNVHVGVAVDRSQSVNAAVGDTERTLFIAVLLVIGVVFVFLQSPRAVLVPAVALPLSIVGTFGPMYLLGYSIDNLSLMALTIGTGFVVDDAVVVLENIVRHVEAGMEVHEAAMVGSAEVGFTVISMSLSLIAVFLPILLMPGIVGLLFHEFAMTLSIAILLSLVISLTVTPTMAAYVLSRKALHSKARWAVWYERQFERFRQAYSRSLALVLDHAFAMILTLAGLIVLNVLLFRLVPSTFFPEQDNGILMGQIIADQSISFQAMEKKLAQLQDIVQKDPAVASVAGFTGGRALNSANVFIELKPLAERKLSAAQVVDRLRPHLNAVSGAKLFLQAAQDLHIGGRQSASEYQYTLTSDDPEALYTWVPKLITALGKYHDRITDVNSDLQQNGLQMYVNMDRSTAARYGFAPNQVDSVLYDAFGQRTVSTIYNQLNQYFVVMEVAPKYWQYPQSIERIRFSTAAGNPTGTAQTQMSKSLVSGTTSTSATSTTTNSRNADAEANQLTNAISNAKGGSSSGSADSTAEETMVPFPALASYITNHTATQVNHQGGLVAGTISFNLPPGGSLSNALAAINEAGQELGMPASIHGASAGAAQVYAQSMGTMPLLILAALAAVYIVLGILYENTVHPITILSTLPSAGIGATLALLIFGTPFSVIALIGIILLIGIVKKNAIMMIDVAIHLQRDEGMEPRKAIHDAAVVRLRPIMMTTAAAVLGAVPLAIGIGQGASLRQPLGITVMGGLILSQVFTLYTTPVIYLYLDRLRARLARWSESLPWNRSDASA from the coding sequence GTGAACATCCCGGGCGCCTTCATCAAGCGACCCGTGGCGACCACGCTGCTGGCCGTGGCGATATTGCTGTCGGGTGCCCTCTCCTATTTCCACCTGCCGGTGGCGCCACTCCCCAACATCACCTTCCCGGTGGTGGTGGTGCAGGCAAGCATGGCCGGCGCCAGCCCCAGCATCATGGCATCCACGGTGGCCGAGCCGCTGGAGCGACGGCTGGGCACGATTGCCGACGTGACCGAGCTCACATCGGAAAGCACGGTCGGCTCGGCGCGCATCGTGATCCAGTTCGGCCTCAATCGCGACATCAACGGCGCCGCGCGCGACGTGCAGGCCGCCATCCAGGCCGCGCGCGCCGACCTGCCGACCACGCTGCGCAACAACCCGACCTATCGCGAGTACAACCCGTCCGACTCGCCCATCATGGTGCTGGCGCTGACCTCGAAGACGCTCACCCGTGCGCAGCTTTACGACTCGGCGGACTCGGTGATCCAGCAACAGCTGTCGCAGGTGGATGGCGTGGGCCAGATCACGCTGGGCGGCAGTGCCCTGCCCTCGGTGCGCGTGGAACTGGAGCCGGACCAGCTCAACAGCTACGGCATCGGCCTGGAAGACGTGCGCGCGGCCATCAGCGCCGCCAACGCAGACAGCGTCAAGGGCCACATCGACCAGAACGGCGTGCGCTACGAAGTGGAGTCCAACGATCAGATCAGCAAAGCCGCTCCCTATCGCGACCTGGTCGTCGCCTATCGCAATGGCGCTCCCGTACAACTGCGCGACGTGGCACAGGTGCTGGACTCTGCCGAAAACATCCGCAATGCCGGCCTCTACAACGGCCACGATGCCGTGCTGGTCATCGTCTATCCGCTGCCAGGCAGCAACATCGTCAAGACGGTGGCGCAGATCCGGAAATCGCTGCCTTCGATCGAGGCCACCCTGCCCCACAACGTCCATGTCGGCGTGGCGGTGGATCGCTCGCAGTCGGTGAACGCGGCGGTGGGCGACACGGAGCGCACGCTGTTCATCGCGGTGCTGCTGGTGATCGGCGTGGTCTTCGTGTTCCTGCAGTCGCCACGCGCGGTGCTGGTGCCCGCGGTGGCGCTGCCGTTGTCCATCGTGGGCACCTTCGGGCCGATGTACCTGCTGGGCTACAGCATCGACAACCTGTCGTTGATGGCCTTGACCATCGGAACCGGCTTCGTGGTGGACGATGCCGTGGTGGTGCTGGAAAACATCGTGCGCCACGTGGAAGCGGGCATGGAGGTGCACGAAGCGGCCATGGTCGGCAGCGCCGAGGTTGGCTTCACGGTGATCTCGATGAGCCTGTCGCTGATCGCCGTGTTCCTGCCCATCCTGCTGATGCCGGGCATCGTGGGCCTGCTCTTCCACGAGTTCGCGATGACGCTGTCCATCGCCATCCTGCTGTCGCTGGTGATCTCGCTTACCGTCACGCCCACCATGGCGGCCTACGTGCTGAGCCGCAAGGCACTGCACTCAAAGGCCCGCTGGGCCGTGTGGTACGAGCGCCAGTTCGAGCGATTCCGCCAGGCTTATTCGCGTTCGCTCGCGCTGGTGCTGGACCATGCCTTCGCGATGATCCTGACGCTGGCCGGCCTGATCGTGTTGAACGTCCTGCTGTTCCGGCTGGTGCCTTCCACGTTCTTTCCCGAACAGGACAACGGCATCCTGATGGGCCAGATCATCGCGGACCAGAGCATCTCGTTCCAGGCGATGGAGAAGAAGCTCGCCCAGCTGCAGGACATCGTGCAGAAGGACCCCGCCGTCGCCTCGGTGGCGGGTTTCACTGGCGGTCGCGCACTCAACAGCGCCAACGTGTTCATCGAACTGAAGCCGCTGGCCGAGCGCAAGCTCTCCGCCGCGCAGGTGGTCGACCGCCTGCGCCCCCACCTCAATGCGGTGTCCGGCGCCAAGCTGTTCCTGCAGGCCGCGCAGGACCTGCACATCGGCGGGCGGCAGTCGGCTTCCGAATACCAGTACACGCTGACCAGCGATGATCCCGAAGCGCTCTATACCTGGGTACCGAAGCTGATCACCGCACTGGGCAAGTACCACGACCGCATCACCGACGTGAATTCCGACCTGCAGCAGAACGGCCTGCAGATGTACGTGAACATGGATCGCTCCACCGCGGCGCGCTACGGCTTCGCACCCAACCAGGTCGACAGCGTGCTCTACGACGCCTTCGGCCAGCGCACGGTCTCCACCATCTACAACCAGCTCAACCAGTACTTCGTGGTGATGGAAGTGGCGCCGAAGTACTGGCAGTACCCGCAGTCCATCGAGCGCATCCGCTTCAGCACCGCGGCCGGCAACCCCACCGGCACCGCGCAGACGCAGATGTCAAAATCGCTGGTGAGCGGCACCACGTCCACCAGCGCCACCAGCACGACCACCAACTCGCGCAACGCCGATGCCGAGGCCAACCAGCTGACCAATGCCATCTCCAATGCCAAGGGCGGCAGCTCCAGCGGCAGTGCGGACAGCACGGCGGAAGAGACCATGGTGCCGTTCCCTGCGCTCGCCTCGTACATCACCAACCACACGGCTACCCAGGTGAACCACCAGGGCGGCCTGGTGGCCGGCACCATCTCGTTCAACCTGCCGCCCGGCGGCTCGCTGAGCAATGCCCTTGCCGCCATCAACGAAGCCGGGCAGGAACTGGGCATGCCGGCGTCCATCCACGGTGCGTCGGCGGGTGCAGCGCAGGTGTATGCCCAGTCGATGGGCACCATGCCCTTGCTGATTCTCGCGGCACTGGCGGCCGTCTATATCGTGCTGGGCATTCTTTATGAGAACACCGTGCACCCCATCACCATCCTCTCCACCCTGCCGTCGGCAGGTATCGGCGCCACGCTGGCCTTGCTGATCTTCGGCACGCCGTTCTCGGTGATCGCGCTGATCGGCATCATCCTGCTGATCGGCATCGTGAAGAAGAACGCCATCATGATGATCGACGTGGCCATCCACCTGCAGCGCGACGAGGGCATGGAACCGCGCAAGGCCATCCATGACGCAGCCGTGGTGCGACTGCGCCCGATCATGATGACCACGGCCGCCGCCGTGCTTGGTGCCGTGCCGCTGGCCATCGGCATTGGCCAGGGCGCTTCGTTGCGCCAGCCGCTGGGCATCACCGTGATGGGTGGCCTGATCCTCAGTCAGGTGTTCACCCTGTACACCACGCCGGTGATCTACCTCTACCTCGACCGCCTGCGCGCACGGCTTGCGCGGTGGTCTGAAAGTCTGCCGTGGAACCGATCGGACGCAAGCGCATGA
- a CDS encoding aldo/keto reductase, protein MTTSPLTLSPIVAGLWRIVSWQLSVQERVRWIEQALELGITSFDHADIYGDYQAEAQFGEALKAAPSLRGQMQLVTKCGIRLRSAQRPYRINYYDTSATYVRTQVEQSLRNLHTDQLDLVLIHRPDYLMDAAALADTFATLTREGKVAHWGVSNHTTSQFALLNQQHPLLTNQVELSPLQMDALDDGTLDQAQQLGLRPMIWSPLGGGRLFTGDDAQSLRVRADMTAIAHSYGISLTTLAFAWALRHPSRPHVITGTGRIDGLREAVAALDVKLEAEDWYAIWTAGKGHSVP, encoded by the coding sequence ATGACAACCTCTCCCCTCACCCTCTCCCCCATCGTCGCCGGCCTCTGGCGCATCGTCAGCTGGCAGCTCAGCGTGCAGGAGCGGGTGCGCTGGATCGAGCAGGCGCTGGAGTTGGGCATCACCTCGTTCGATCACGCGGACATCTACGGCGATTACCAGGCGGAAGCGCAGTTCGGCGAAGCACTGAAGGCGGCGCCATCGCTGCGCGGACAGATGCAGCTGGTCACCAAGTGCGGCATCCGCCTGCGTTCCGCGCAGCGCCCCTACCGCATCAACTACTACGACACCTCGGCCACCTACGTCCGCACGCAGGTCGAGCAGTCGCTGCGCAACCTGCATACCGATCAGCTGGATCTGGTGCTGATCCATCGTCCTGATTACCTGATGGATGCAGCCGCACTGGCCGACACTTTCGCCACGCTCACGCGTGAGGGCAAGGTGGCGCATTGGGGTGTGTCCAACCACACCACCAGCCAGTTCGCGCTGCTCAACCAGCAGCATCCCCTGCTCACCAATCAGGTAGAGCTGTCGCCGCTGCAGATGGATGCGCTGGACGACGGCACGCTGGATCAGGCACAGCAGCTGGGCCTGCGCCCGATGATCTGGTCACCGCTGGGTGGCGGGCGCCTTTTCACCGGTGACGACGCTCAGTCGCTGCGCGTGCGTGCCGACATGACGGCCATCGCCCATAGCTACGGCATCAGCCTGACCACGCTGGCGTTCGCATGGGCCTTGCGCCATCCCTCGCGCCCCCACGTGATCACCGGCACGGGCCGCATCGACGGCCTGCGCGAAGCGGTCGCGGCCCTGGACGTGAAGCTCGAAGCGGAAGACTGGTACGCGATCTGGACCGCCGGCAAGGGCCATTCGGTTCCCTGA
- a CDS encoding efflux transporter outer membrane subunit, with product MNKTSLRNVLAVSMTMVLGGCMVGPDYHRPEVSAPPQYKELPGWTAATPSDDAPKGDWWKAFNDPLIDELEPQVAVSNQTVAKSYANYQAAMADVQVARSALFPTIGLGGSASKQRSAAGNAGSGVEHLSPVSTSGSLEGNVSWAPDLWGKVRRTVEENKATAQASQATLANATLSEQTALATAAIDLRVTDANIDLLQKTVDAYKEYLRVVDNQGKAGTVAPSDVITARTQLESAQSKLIALGVSREQYVHAIAVLVGKNPEELDIPHNATLPTLPQVPTGVPSTLLQRRPDIAVAERQMASANAAIGVAIAAYYPSISLSGAEGFSQSPLAGLLHVANHVWSLGADVSETIFDAGARHGQVAAARANYEAAVANYRGTVLTAFQNVEDDLSGVRILAQQAQVLDAAVKDATRGAEIAFNEYNAGTVDYTTAAVAQTTQLSTEQDALNVQQQRLLDAVSLIGDLGGGWSAEELGHGAVAVGPGKGSP from the coding sequence ATGAACAAGACATCCCTTCGAAACGTCCTGGCCGTGTCGATGACGATGGTGCTCGGCGGCTGCATGGTGGGGCCGGACTACCATCGCCCCGAGGTCAGCGCGCCGCCGCAGTACAAGGAACTGCCCGGCTGGACCGCGGCAACGCCCTCAGACGACGCACCCAAGGGCGACTGGTGGAAGGCGTTCAACGATCCGCTGATCGATGAACTGGAACCGCAGGTCGCGGTATCCAACCAGACCGTGGCCAAGAGCTACGCCAACTACCAGGCCGCCATGGCCGACGTGCAGGTAGCGCGCAGCGCGCTGTTCCCCACCATCGGCCTCGGCGGCAGCGCCAGCAAGCAGCGCTCCGCCGCGGGCAATGCCGGCAGCGGAGTGGAGCACCTCAGCCCGGTAAGTACATCTGGTTCGCTGGAGGGCAACGTAAGCTGGGCGCCAGACCTGTGGGGCAAGGTTCGCCGCACCGTGGAGGAGAACAAGGCTACCGCGCAGGCCAGCCAGGCCACCCTGGCCAACGCCACGCTGTCCGAACAGACCGCACTGGCTACCGCCGCGATCGATCTGCGCGTCACCGATGCCAACATCGACCTGCTGCAGAAGACTGTCGACGCGTACAAGGAGTACCTGCGCGTGGTCGACAACCAGGGCAAGGCCGGCACCGTGGCGCCCTCCGACGTGATCACCGCGCGCACCCAGCTGGAAAGCGCTCAATCCAAGCTGATTGCGCTGGGTGTGTCACGCGAGCAGTACGTGCACGCCATCGCCGTGCTGGTCGGCAAGAACCCCGAAGAACTCGATATTCCCCACAACGCCACGTTGCCCACACTGCCACAGGTACCCACCGGCGTGCCCTCCACACTCCTGCAGCGACGCCCCGACATCGCCGTGGCAGAACGCCAGATGGCCTCGGCCAATGCCGCCATCGGTGTTGCCATCGCCGCCTACTACCCATCCATCTCGCTATCGGGAGCCGAAGGTTTTTCGCAGTCGCCACTGGCCGGCCTGCTGCACGTAGCCAATCACGTGTGGTCACTCGGCGCCGATGTCAGCGAGACAATCTTCGACGCCGGTGCCCGCCATGGGCAGGTCGCCGCCGCCCGCGCCAACTACGAAGCCGCCGTCGCCAACTACCGCGGCACCGTACTCACCGCCTTCCAGAACGTGGAGGATGATCTGTCAGGCGTGCGGATACTGGCGCAGCAGGCGCAGGTGCTGGATGCCGCCGTGAAAGACGCCACGCGTGGCGCGGAGATCGCCTTTAACGAATACAACGCAGGCACGGTGGATTACACGACGGCGGCGGTGGCGCAGACGACGCAGCTGAGTACCGAGCAGGATGCGTTGAATGTCCAGCAGCAGAGGTTGCTGGATGCGGTGTCGTTGATTGGAGATCTGGGGGGTGGGTGGTCGGCGGAGGAGTTGGGGCATGGGGCGGTGGCGGTGGGGCCGGGGAAGGGATCGCCGTGA